One segment of Streptosporangiales bacterium DNA contains the following:
- a CDS encoding alkaline phosphatase: MSSAPLSRRSVLVGGLVTGGALLVPSSLPANAVPRRAPALVRGGRPALTHGVQSGDVGATSATVWARSDRPARMLVEVSLDPEFTRSRTLPGAHLGEDSDYTGKTRLTALPPGRDVHYRITPVDPSDDRRSGEPATGHLRTPPARASDVSFLWSGDLAGQGWGIDRDRGGYRIFAAMRDLDPDFYLCNGDNIYADNPLEETVALPDGTTWHNVVTEEKSNVAQTLAEFRGNYKYNLLDDNLRAFYADVAQIQQWDDHETLNNWWPGEIHDDDRYTERRVDVLAARSNQAWHEYTPIAARHDEEGRIYRVIHHGPLLDVFVLDMRWYKDPNSANKQTFNNGGVLGHRQAEWLRDELSRSRATWKVIANDLPLGMVVPDGDDFEAVSQGDQGEPLGREIQIAELLSFLKREEIRNVVWLTTDVHFTAAHYFDPARATFTDFYPFWQFVSGPLHAGGFPQLELDSTFGCEQVFVKAPTEANVSPATDYQFFGQVHIDAQSKHLTVKLRDVHARVLWERELRPYER; encoded by the coding sequence ATGTCGAGTGCACCGCTGTCCCGTAGGTCGGTGCTCGTCGGCGGCCTGGTCACCGGCGGCGCGCTGCTCGTCCCGTCGTCCTTACCTGCGAACGCTGTGCCGCGCCGGGCACCCGCCCTGGTCCGCGGCGGCCGGCCCGCACTGACGCACGGCGTGCAATCCGGCGACGTCGGCGCGACCTCGGCGACGGTCTGGGCACGCAGCGACCGCCCCGCCCGCATGCTCGTCGAGGTCAGCCTCGACCCCGAGTTCACCCGGTCGCGCACGCTGCCGGGCGCGCACCTCGGCGAAGACTCCGACTACACCGGGAAGACGCGGCTCACGGCGCTGCCACCCGGCAGGGACGTCCACTACCGCATCACCCCCGTCGACCCGTCCGACGACCGCCGCAGCGGGGAGCCGGCCACCGGCCACCTCCGTACGCCTCCGGCACGTGCGAGCGACGTGTCGTTCCTGTGGTCCGGCGACCTCGCCGGCCAGGGCTGGGGCATCGACCGCGATCGCGGCGGCTACCGGATCTTCGCCGCGATGCGCGACCTCGATCCGGACTTCTACCTGTGCAACGGTGACAACATCTACGCGGACAACCCGCTGGAGGAGACGGTCGCGCTCCCCGACGGCACGACGTGGCACAACGTCGTCACCGAGGAGAAGTCGAACGTCGCGCAGACGCTGGCCGAGTTCCGCGGCAACTACAAGTACAACCTGCTCGACGACAACCTGCGCGCGTTCTACGCCGATGTTGCGCAGATCCAGCAGTGGGACGACCACGAAACGCTGAACAACTGGTGGCCGGGCGAGATCCACGACGACGACAGGTACACGGAGCGGCGCGTCGACGTGCTCGCCGCCCGGTCGAACCAGGCGTGGCACGAGTACACGCCGATCGCGGCGCGACACGACGAGGAGGGCCGCATCTACCGGGTGATCCACCACGGCCCGCTACTCGACGTGTTCGTGCTGGACATGCGCTGGTACAAGGACCCGAACTCGGCCAACAAGCAGACCTTCAACAACGGCGGCGTGCTTGGCCACCGGCAGGCCGAGTGGCTACGCGACGAGCTCAGCAGGTCGCGGGCGACATGGAAGGTCATCGCGAACGACCTCCCGCTCGGCATGGTGGTGCCAGACGGCGACGACTTCGAAGCCGTGTCACAGGGCGACCAGGGCGAGCCGCTCGGCCGGGAGATCCAGATCGCCGAGCTGCTCAGCTTCCTGAAGCGCGAAGAGATCCGCAACGTGGTCTGGCTGACCACCGACGTGCACTTCACCGCCGCACACTACTTCGACCCCGCACGAGCGACGTTCACGGACTTCTACCCGTTCTGGCAGTTCGTCTCCGGTCCACTGCACGCCGGTGGCTTCCCGCAGCTCGAGCTGGACTCGACGTTCGGCTGCGAGCAGGTCTTCGTCAAGGCACCGACGGAGGCGAACGTCTCCCCCGCCACCGACTACCAGTTCTTCGGCCAGGTACACATCGACGCACAGAGCAAGCACCTCACGGTCAAGCTCCGCGACGTGCACGCACGGGTGCTGTGGGAGCGCGAGCTGCGCCCGTACGAGCGCTAG
- a CDS encoding cobalamin-binding protein, producing MAPRERVRDDTGVEVAVPSPVRRVVSLVPSLTESVAVTAPQLLVAATAWCTHTADTEPVRVGGTKNPDVAAVVELAPDLVLANFEENRDVDLHALRAAGLAVWVTKCTTVVEALASLTRMFRALGLDRPAWLATAEQVWSLPYVGARRTAVVPIWRRPWMVLGSDTFAGDLLRMLGVDNAYAGHEERYPRVPLAELRAAAGLVVLPDEPYAFSATDGPENFESHSVALVSGRHLTWYGPSLVEARHVLTEQLGGV from the coding sequence ATGGCTCCCCGCGAGCGCGTCCGTGACGACACCGGTGTCGAGGTGGCGGTGCCTTCGCCTGTCCGGCGTGTCGTGTCGTTGGTGCCGTCGCTTACCGAGAGCGTCGCGGTCACCGCGCCGCAGCTACTCGTTGCCGCGACCGCGTGGTGCACGCACACTGCGGACACGGAACCGGTGCGGGTGGGCGGCACGAAGAACCCCGACGTCGCGGCCGTCGTGGAGCTCGCTCCCGACCTGGTGCTGGCCAACTTCGAGGAGAACCGCGACGTCGATCTCCATGCCTTGCGCGCAGCGGGTCTCGCCGTGTGGGTGACGAAGTGCACCACGGTCGTCGAGGCGTTGGCGAGCCTGACGCGGATGTTCCGCGCGCTCGGTCTCGACCGCCCGGCCTGGTTGGCGACGGCGGAACAGGTGTGGAGCCTGCCGTACGTAGGAGCGCGGCGTACGGCGGTCGTGCCGATCTGGCGGCGGCCATGGATGGTGCTCGGCAGTGACACGTTCGCCGGTGACCTGTTGCGCATGCTCGGCGTGGACAACGCGTACGCCGGGCACGAAGAACGCTACCCGCGCGTGCCGCTCGCCGAGCTGCGCGCTGCGGCGGGACTCGTGGTGCTGCCGGACGAGCCCTACGCGTTCTCCGCGACCGACGGTCCGGAGAACTTCGAGAGCCACTCGGTGGCGCTCGTCAGCGGCCGCCACCTGACCTGGTACGGCCCTTCGCTGGTCGAGGCACGCCACGTGCTGACCGAACAGCTCGGCGGCGTCTAG
- a CDS encoding histidine biosynthesis protein HisIE, whose protein sequence is MAPAKKGAAKKSAARKGAATRTAKKSTAKKTAAARKSTARKTAAKKTAAKKATARKAPARKTAAKKTAKRAPAKRAAKKATARKTAAKKTAKRAPAKKTAAKKATARKAAAKKSAAKKTAKRAPAKRAAKKTAAKKATARKTAAKKTAKRAPAKKTAAKKTAARRAPARKTAAKRAVRR, encoded by the coding sequence ATGGCACCCGCTAAGAAGGGCGCTGCCAAGAAGAGCGCCGCGCGCAAGGGCGCAGCGACCCGCACTGCAAAGAAATCGACCGCCAAGAAGACAGCGGCCGCTAGGAAGAGCACCGCGCGCAAGACGGCAGCGAAGAAGACGGCCGCTAAGAAGGCGACCGCTCGCAAGGCACCGGCGAGGAAGACCGCCGCTAAGAAGACCGCCAAGCGGGCACCAGCCAAGAGGGCCGCCAAGAAGGCCACCGCCCGCAAGACGGCAGCAAAGAAGACCGCCAAGCGGGCACCGGCGAAGAAGACGGCCGCAAAGAAGGCGACCGCTCGCAAGGCAGCGGCCAAGAAGAGCGCCGCAAAGAAGACCGCCAAGCGGGCACCAGCCAAGAGGGCCGCCAAGAAGACGGCCGCAAAGAAGGCCACCGCCCGCAAGACGGCAGCAAAGAAGACCGCCAAGCGGGCACCGGCGAAGAAGACCGCCGCAAAGAAGACCGCGGCCCGCAGGGCCCCGGCCCGCAAGACCGCGGCGAAGCGCGCCGTCAGGCGATAA